A region of the Bacteroidales bacterium genome:
CTGAAAGGATTCATCAGTAAGATATTCTTTCATTGCTGAAAGATTGAAAGTCATCTCTCCAAAATATTCTGATGGCTTATTCTTAGGCATTTCATAATTTACCTTTTTTCTATTAAAAGTATCGGCTAAAGCTTTAAATCTGAGATTTTCCATTATAAATTTTTCGGGTAAGTACAGGATAAATACGGTAAACAAAGATAGATGATTTACTGAGAATATGACTTCTAACTGATAAGAGTTATTCAAAAATATTAACAGCTTTAAATATGAGGGTTAATCTGCATATACTTTTTTCTTAATCAAAAGTAGAACTACAGTCTTACCGACTTAAAATAACTTCTAAAATCAGTTAGCGAATCAAAAACCAGATCATGCTCTTTTAAAAGACGCTCTTTAGAAAAATGCCCATTTGCAATTAAAGCACAAGAGCTTCCAATAGTTTGGGCAACATGCAAATCATGAATAGTATCTCCAACAAAAAGAGTTTCTTGCGCAGCAAATCCCGACGATTTTAAAAGTCCCGCTGCCAGCTCAACTTTACCATTGGCCAAATGATTATCAATACCTTGTACATTAGAAAAATAAGATCGAATTCCTTTTGCAGTAAGGCTATCTTCTAAAGCATTATGCTCCATAGCAGAAAGAACCAACTGATTTATTCCTAAAGTTTTAAATTCTTTCAAATACTTAGGCACTTCAGGGAAAATAGGAGTATCAGCTAATTCTTTAAAATAACCATCCATAAATTCGTGACCAACTTGTTCAAAAGGCAATATCTCGAAATCAAAACCTAAGTTTGCATAATAGTCTTTTACGGGAAAATCAAAAACTTGC
Encoded here:
- a CDS encoding HAD family hydrolase — encoded protein: MGKIKQLIWDWNGTLLDDVRMCVNVMNVLLDKYALPELTCEKYKQVFDFPVKDYYANLGFDFEILPFEQVGHEFMDGYFKELADTPIFPEVPKYLKEFKTLGINQLVLSAMEHNALEDSLTAKGIRSYFSNVQGIDNHLANGKVELAAGLLKSSGFAAQETLFVGDTIHDLHVAQTIGSSCALIANGHFSKERLLKEHDLVFDSLTDFRSYFKSVRL